In a genomic window of Syntrophales bacterium:
- a CDS encoding PilN domain-containing protein encodes MIRINLLPYVEKKKKEDTKAELFVYAGVILLFLVLLGSVAAYMIMTTSSLESDIANNEQRLAVLNKIVGEVETFKADKLLMEKKLSIIQKLEENRLYPVRMLDQFTSLVPVKEIWLEKIAETGTNLTIEGMAVDSIAVARFMKSLETASFIKSVDLVSSRQKDLTGRKLQQFTLKCITRRSM; translated from the coding sequence ATGATCCGCATCAATCTGCTCCCATACGTTGAGAAGAAGAAAAAAGAAGACACAAAAGCGGAGTTGTTCGTCTATGCCGGAGTGATTCTCCTGTTTCTTGTCCTCCTGGGTTCCGTGGCTGCCTACATGATCATGACAACGAGCAGCCTTGAATCGGATATTGCAAATAATGAACAAAGACTTGCGGTTCTGAACAAAATTGTCGGCGAGGTGGAAACGTTCAAGGCCGATAAATTGTTGATGGAGAAAAAGCTTTCCATTATCCAGAAGCTGGAGGAGAACCGTCTTTATCCCGTGCGAATGCTGGACCAGTTTACATCCCTGGTTCCGGTAAAGGAGATTTGGCTCGAAAAGATTGCGGAAACAGGGACGAATCTGACCATCGAGGGAATGGCCGTGGACAGCATTGCCGTTGCCAGATTCATGAAAAGTCTTGAAACGGCCTCATTCATCAAGTCTGTCGATCTCGTCTCCTCCAGGCAAAAAGATCTTACCGGCCGCAAACTACAGCAATTTACCCTGAAGTGCATCACCAGAAGGAGCATGTGA